The Acanthochromis polyacanthus isolate Apoly-LR-REF ecotype Palm Island chromosome 16, KAUST_Apoly_ChrSc, whole genome shotgun sequence genome segment CTGTAATACTGTAGAATTAAAAGGCTAAACTGGAGATTTGCGTAGATTCTCAGTCAGGCACATTATAATAATCATGGAGCTTCCGTGGAAAGCTgctggacttctcttttctGGTTCTTGAAAAGAAGAACAAGGTACTTTGATTTCCTTTAATTGAAGCTCAAAGGATTCACAGAAGTCTGATACGTGTCATCTTTGACATCTCGAAACTGTTTTTTGTATTCAATTGCGGGCctttaaatgtagaaatatgttGCTGTTTTGCCCTGAAGCCACTACAAATCCCTATTTAACCTCTGGCTGCCACCGATCTTCCATCTCCAACATGAGTCGGTGCCTGGAGAGCGAAAAAACAACCCAGCGAGCCGATACTTACCGTCTCAGATCCTCCTGGACTCTAAGAAACGACTAAATctgcaataaataaatctgttggCGCTGGCTCTGGGAGATAAATCAGAGAGTTCTTCTTCATTCTTCTCTGATGGCTCCTCCTAAAGTCACAGCTGTGGTATTTTAACCAAACATCGATCTTATCTTTGAAGGTGATCCATTGCTTTGGGTTTCTGAACACATGTGGAATCCCAAATGTGGGGTTAATGAGGTCACTCTGTGTGGATTATACTGTAATAAAGCAATGATTTCTGATTTTGCTGACTTCTACATTGAAGAATTAGCACCACTTtgatttctggatggtaaatatgaagctaaaacaGCTTAACATTGCATTTAGACAAAAAAGCAAGAAGAAACAAGCAGCTTGTTCATTGAAATCTTCCTTCAAATCACCTCTAAGTCTCATTAAATCCTAAATATCAGCGTAAATCATTGCTTCTGATGATCTGTGATTAATCAGAGGTCCCATCTAGCTCTAAACTTTGCTTAAAAATTGCAGTtatttaaacaatttttcgaCCCGAACACCTCtttattacacattttatttgtctgAACACTGTAAATACCCAAGATTAATTCATATTATccatatattatattatattatattatattatattatattatattatattatattatattatattatattatcaaCTTATCTAATTTTATAGTGTGTAAAATATTTGTTATAGTGtgtaaaatatttgtattttagtgAAGACGTATTTTAGGAACTTTTAAGATCatgaatgtaaaaaatgaattctcTTCACAAGGAGACTACTTTAACACAGATGATGACAAAATAGAAATCAGGTCTTGGGTAAATCAGGTTGGGTCCAAGACCCGAGAAGAAGTCTCAGGTCAGCAGCACCAGGACTTTGTGTGTTCACCGTTTTCTTCAACTTTCACACGGTTGTTACTGAGAACTAGTCAGAGTTCTGCTGTAACATCCTGAGGTTTCTGAGAGGGAACATTTAGAGCAGACATGACATGTTGTGTAATGCCATGCATgacatttcacagatttttagcCACAACGGCACAATTGGCGCTTTCCACCGACCCTACTCACCAAATCTGGCACCCGGTGACTTCCTCTTCTTCCCAAAACTGAAACTCAAGTGAAAGAGTTGTTGTTTCAACACATTTTAGGAGATTCTGCGCCCAACGTAGACGGTGTTTATAAAGCAGGACTTTTTCTGAGCGTTACTAGTTTTACAGGAGCCCTGGGAGCAGAATATCACTGCACGATGAGACTACTTTAACTAAACTTAAAGCTCAAATTGTCGGGCCTTGACCATAAAACTTTAATTAATCATGTCAACTTGTGTAATGTTTAATAACACAGGttcttaaacacacacagcagctgtaTTCCACGTTGCAGGAAcactgggagcagagtatcGCTGCACCGGGGGACTAATTTTTCGGAGATGATGGCCAAAACCAAAAAGTTTTTTTCAGCTTCAACTATCATCACTCTTCCCTCACAATTCTCATCAAAACTGGCTCCTGAAAGCTTCTTCcttttccccaaaatgaaacTCAGTTGAAGCTTTGACTAGAAGCGTTgctgttttgacacagttttgGAGTTTCAATTCATCACAGGTAGTTCCTGACATGTTTGGACTTTCGGTgagtgttgcaggagcactgggagcggTGAATTAACCACAATATTTAAACTAGTCCcgttaatttgtttaaaatatagTAACGTAGGCTCctaaacaaacacagcagctacACTCCATGTtccaggagcactgggagcagagtctCACTGCACCAGGAGACTAGTTTGACGGAGATGATGGccaaaaccacatttaaatagttttttgcCAAAATTCTCACCAAAATTGGCTCCTGGAAACTTCTTCCTTTTGGCTTTAGGCGTTgctgttttgacacagtttgGGGGTTTCAGTTCATTACAGATAGTTCTTGACTTGTCTGGACTTTTAGGGAATGTCacaagtgttgcaggagcacttTGAGAAGAGAATTAACCGCAACATTTAAACTAGTCCCGTTACTTTGTTTAAAACATAGTAATGTAGGCTCCTaaacaaacactgcagctacactCCATGTTGATGTGAGGCCTTTACATCCTTTAAAGAGTTTGTCAAATTCTGAGGGCAATTCTGGCTCTGCAGGAACAGTTGATTCTTGTATTGTTTCTTTGGATGGTTCTTCGAGCCAGGAACACTGGGAGCAGAGTCTCACTGCACAGGGCGATACTTTAACTAAACTTAAAGCTCAAATTGTCGTTACTTGaccttaatttttaaattaatcacacCAACCTGTGTGATGTACAGTGTTATAGGttgttaaacacacacacacagcagctgcaCTCCAAGTAGGAAGTCTTGAAACTTTTGGATCGTATCTCGTACTGTCAGACGATTTCAGAAGTCTTTCTGCTGCCCGAAGACtctccattaaaacacaaacagacttcCTAAGCCAACGGTGCTTCGGGGTTTAGCTCTTTTCCTTGTTGTGCAACACCCTCAATGCCTCAATCCCTTGTTCTCAGTTCTCTTTAAGCTCTTGATAAGGAAGTGGactgattattttttcttttagggCCTTTCCAGTGAGAGTGACCTGAAAGACGGCAGGAGATGAGGCCGGTATGTGTTACAGGACAATAGCCGCTAAATCCCCCTCACGGCAGTCACACCGGAGCTTTGCGTACATGTCCATGGAGGGAGGCTAATCAGCTTTCAGCAGATGGGCTAATGTCCTTACTGTGGCTGAGAGGGGGGCCTATATTTAGTGTccactctctccctctttgcGGGGATAACACTGGCCCCGGTCTCCTCTCTGGAGCTCATCTCCCTCTGCTGAAATTCATCAGGAATGAGGCCGAGTTGAggagaaaatgactgaaaaatatgCAAGTGACCTTGACAAGACGCAAGCAGCAATAAAAGCGAggaaaaaggttaaaaaataaagaatacagaggagagaaaataaGCAGAgtgacacagaaacagacagaataaagaaagtaaagaaaaagaagatgaaagagCTCATGGAAGAAGGAGTATTTATCCCAGCGTCAGCAGGGAAAGTGACATCTGGAGGCCCAGGCTTCCGGGCATTAAAGCGCCGCAGACCTGGAGCCAATCTACTCTGAGAGTTACCATGTGTTCCCTGGAGACCAGGGCTCTGCTGGTAGTCGGGTCCATGCATGCGCTCGGCATGTACCCAGCTAATGAGGTTGGCACTGACGGCGGCCGCTGACGCTCGACTATGACGTCTCACGGAGGGGAAATCCTTCGCGTTCAGCTGTCACTTGCTGGCAGTAAAAGTGTAGGAGGCTTTGACCGGGCACCTCCGAACGTTGACCTAATGAGGACTCTTCCCTCTGGGCACCGAATCCAAACGTCAGAGTGGTTTACCTCGGCTAAACCAGGGCTCGGCAAGGTGAAAGAAACATCGTGTTGCCCTGGCTGGCGGCCAATAAAACATCTTCAGTGCATCAGCGTTTGTTCCCTGAGTAATAATCCTGTAGCCTGCTGCAAccttgtcctgtttttttattcGTTCCTGAAATGAATAAATGGGCACAAAACGCCTTCAAGCTGCATGAAAAATGCTCAAAACTGATCATTTGTTGTACAGTTCTGTAGCATCCAGATCCCACAGTGCAAACTTGAGGACAAAATACTCAAAAATGATAATTTGGTGTCCAGTTCTACAGTGTCAGATATGATCTGACCAAATTTTCATTGTTTGCGCAATCTTCAGTGTTACTTTTACAAGACAAAAGTTCAGCCTTTAAGGATTCATCCATTATTTTTTGCTAAAACTTTGAACCCGGCTCAACCAGAAGCATCATATTACTGTGGTTGTtcacaaataaaacatcttttttgcAACTGATTTTGCAAAATGCATGCAGTCTGTTGTAACCttgtactgtttttgttttgtcttctagGGCATAAAATGGGTAAAATGTCTATAAGATGCATGAAAAACGTCAGAAACTATAGTTCTGTCGTGTCCAGATCGATCAGTCGGTCGACATCTCATTTGACCAAATTCTCATTGTTTGCACAATCTGAGGTGTTATTTTCATGAGGAGGAGCGTTTAGTGGAACAGACTAAAACTTGGCTCAACCAGAAACGTGTCATTGTggctggaggtgtgtgtgtcagaacagcagcaacaacaaaaaaataaaacatttctgattttCCGCTTTTAATCATCAAGTCGGTCAACTTGAACACAATCATCAGATCATTATTTCCGTGTCCGAAACCAGGACTGCGGTTAAAAACACTGAGGAAAAGTGAAACAATCTCATTAGAGCAACAGAAATACATAAGAAAACAGCTCAGAGCGCACAGACGGCCAACAGCAGAGGGTCTCCACTGAGCCACGGCGCTGCTCTTCATCAGCcagaacacaacaaacaaacaacaaacaaacaaaaaaatactcttAGATTCAACGACTCGGCTTCTACCCAACacaaactgtacaaaaataGAAGATCGATAGAAAAATAGGAGATCTGAAGAAGATGCTGTACGTTCAAAGCTGATAAATTTTACATCTCGTCGCCAACTTCTACCGGtccagactgtttttttttatcgcCGCTCAGAAATCCACGTGATCGTTATTCGTCTGTACATTTTTGAAAACTATTTCCTGGAGGAGACACACTGAGAACAGCTGAGAGGATTAAACAGGAACAATCATCTGTGGTGCAGCAGGTTTTGTTCTCTTATTTACTCTTACACTGCAAACAGGAGGATGGGATGCCTTCAAGCTGCAGGAAAAGAGCTCAGAGATGATCATCTGGTGTGTGGTTCTGTAGCGTCCACATCGATTAGACGGTCGATACGATCCGGTCTCATTAAAGTCTCATTGCTTGGATGATCTCAGAGGTTACTTTCATGAGGAGTAAAGCTCTAAAACAACACTTTTCCAGGAtgaaactgttgtgttttttttttttaactcaactCCACACCGACTGACTGTTGAAGCTGCGTTTTGTTCAAACAGATCGAGTGTAAACTTTGCTAACGGCAGGTTTTTGTTAGATCATCCACAAACTGCACTCTTTGAAGGTTTTTGTGCTGAATCACCAGTTTTATCTTTGGAAATCAGATGAATTTGTGCAGCTGTTCTGCTCAGAATCAGGTTTAATGACTTAATATGCTGCAAATATCAGCTTTTTAATGTAGATTTTGGATTTATTTAAGCTAACAAGGCTGTAGGAAGCACACAGGGGGCCATTTTTGTCTCCAAAAGTCATCATTTTCTTTGAGTTCTTGCAGCAGAAAGTCAATTAACCCTCTAATTAAACTCATTCTGTACATGCACAGTTCAGTATCTCTGTATTCTGTACGTGCACATTGCTGATTTAGAAATTTCTTTTACAACTTTCCAGTATAATTTCTAAAAAACTGGCCGCCTCCATTACACATtgcatgtttctctgtgttttgcaAGTTAAAGGTTCCctgtttttttgccttttgtctGCGGAAACACATTAAATTATCCAAAGCCTGCAGCTAACTCGTGTCTTGGAAGGTTTTTGTGCTGGATCAccagttttatttttggaaatcaGATGAATTTGTGCAGCTGTTCTGCTCAGAATCAGGTTTAAATTACTTAATATGCTCCAAATATCAGcttttcatgttgattttggatttatttaaactaacaaGGCTGTAGGAAGCACACAGGgggccattttttttctttaaaagtcaTCATTTTCTTTGAGCTCTTGCAGCAGAAAATCAATTGACCCTCTAATTAAACTCGTTCTGTACATGCACAGTTCAGTATCTCTGTATTCTGTACGTGCACATTGCTGATTTAGAAATTTCTTTTACAACTTTCCAGTATAATTTCTAAAAAACTGGCCGCCTCCATTACACATtgcatgtttctgtctgttttgcaAGTTAAAGGTTTCCTGTAgagctttttttcctcacctTTCGTATGAGGAAACACTTGCAGCACTTTGCTAACACTCTGCTGCTGTGTCGAGGAAACACCCAGCGATTTCTGGTGAGTAACTCCAAATGCAAACACTGCTTCTTGTTTGCTCAGAGGCAAAAACTCCACAGGGTTCCTGTAAGCGCAGATCTATCCTGCTGGAGATGTCAGATCTGTTAATTGATTGCCTTTTTGTTGGATTTATGATTAGATTGGGGTTTTGGTTGCCTGTTTGTGGAcgcattcagcaaaaaaaacaaaaaaaacaacaagaaaagctaGAAGAAATCTCTCTTTTTGGTTCTTCCTTGCAGCCaaacttctttcttttctttcaaatctaCTTATAAGCATTTTAGTTTCACCCACCTCCCCCCCTTCACCCgcttctacagatgatgagatTACGCTGTTACTTCCTCTTTGGTAATCAGGATGTGTACTCGTCCAGCAAGGACGGCTGATAAGAGTCTTTGACTAAAACTAGCTAAACCCTCGGTACATTCACTACCGCCTCGGTCAAAGTGGACAGTCCTCTAAAGAATCACCAAAACAGCTCTTCCCTTTAGGCTTCATCTAGGCACTTTGAACAACGTTATTCctggacagaaataaagcatgcattgttttgttgtttgtttttgctctcagAGTTCAGAAAAACTTGAATATCAAAGTAGATTTTGGATTTGTAAACAGTATCcagttcctctttttctttgcattgCCTGTGAACACACACTTTAGCACACATTCAAAGACACTTTAGcagacattcacacacattaGCTCACATTAgcacacattcaaacacactttagcacacattcacacattagCTCACATTAgcacacattcaaacacacatTAGCACACATTAGCTCACATTCAAACACACTttaacacacattcacacacattagcacacattcacacacattagCTCACATtagcacacattcacacacattcaaacacacatTAGCACACATTAGCTCACATTAGCAAACATTCAAACACACTTTAGCACACATTAGCTCACATTAgcacacattcaaacacactttagcacacattcacacacactagCTCACATtagcacacattcacacacactagCTCACATtagcacacatttacacacactaGCTCACATtagcacacattcacacacactagCTCACATTAGCACATAATCACACACTTTAGCACACATTAGCTCACATTAGctcccattcacacacattagCTCACATTagtacacacattcacacacatcagCTCACATTCGCTCACATTAGCTCCCATTCACACACTTTAGCTCACATTCGCTCACATTAGctcccattcacacacattacATCACATtagcacacacattcacacatattaGCACACATTAGCACACATTCCCACAGTACACATGGGAAATATCTTAATGCGTCTTCTTGTGTGTCCTCTGCTACTCTTTGCGGCTGTATGTGAAGATGTTCAAACTGTCAAAGACATCTCCTCGGTTCGGTCCAACTTCCAGATCGGCCTCTTCCAGCATGTGAAACCAGAACCCAGCTGGTCCCATCCAGGTTCCCTTCCTTAATGTCGCCTCCCGTGTTTCCTCGCCTCATTTACGAGATAAAACCGTTCAGTTACAGGGCAACCAGGTGGCGTACATGGGATGCTGCGACAGGCTGAGGTACTGCTGAGGCTTCGACGGCGGACACGAGTACACCGGCTGCACCTGCGCCACGTAATAGTTGCTGAAGTTGCCGTCCGACACGTAGGGCGCCGGCTGGTAGAAGCAGGTGACGTTGGCGGCGTTGGGGATGGCGTTCTGCTCGGCCAGGACCCGGAGGGCGAGCGAGGAGATGAGGCTGAGCGTCTGGCGCCTCTCGTGGCCCATCAGGCACACGGTGCTCTCCTGCACCACGTCGTACAGCGTGGCCAGGTAGTCGTACTTCCTGTCCTCCAGGCCCACGAAGTGATTCTGCAGGTATGACTCCAGCTTCCGCCGCTGCTCGCCCACGTCGGGGAAGTCTATGAAGAAGCGCGAGCACATGTAgcgctgcagcagcttcatctCGCCGTCCGACGCTGCGCGGAAACCCCGGACCAGCAGGTGGCAGTATTTCAGCAGGCCGCCGCCCCGGATCTCCTCGGGGCTCCGCGTGCAGATGAGGCGCCGGCGCAGGTGGTCGAGGGCGGTGGGGAAGTCGCCGTAGACGCTCTCGCCCAGGATGGTGGGGTGGAAGGTGGCGGCCATCGGGTGCTCTGAGCACTCGTAGAAGAGCAGCAGCGAATCCAGGCGGATCTGGAAGGAGTCCACGCTGAACTCAAACTGCCGCCGCAGCGAGTCCACGAACTTCAGCTCCACGTTTTTGCCGCGGTTGTTGGAGAGCGAGATGAGGCTCCAGCGGTCCGAGTCGTTGCACACCTTCACCATCTTCTGAACGTACGCCTCCtgaggacaaacacaaaaaaacaggaagtgaagttCGGCCTTTTAGGCTTTAGGCCCAGGAATGGCAGGATGATGTGacgtttgtctgtgtgtctgtctgtttgcagcattactcaaaaacggagtaacggatttggatgaaattttcagggaaggtcagaaatgacacaaggaccaaatgattacaATTTGGCAGTGAcgctgcttatagtctggattcatggatttgttaaagatttccgtgtcattgcgagatagcgacaCGATGTCACTGTAACTTAATGACATCATTGTGTCACATTTGCATAAAAAGCTTCAAATCACATAGAAATTACATGCATAATGTGCAAGAAGTGATGCAATATTTGTACGAAATTCTCTAAAATCACGTCATGCATTCTGTTTGAAAGAGCCAGAACATTATTactactccgccaaggaacggtggggttatgtgacgattggtgtatgtctgtctgtctgtccgtctggtagcaacattactcaaaaacggacaaacagatttggatgaaatttttcggggaggtcagaaatgatacaaggaacaactgatcaaattgtagggatgtttctgagtcctatcaattcccaccaccccctacatatttaggtcacgtgattcggtatccgtacatcacgtacacatgcagaacacacacctgtgctcagcgcaaggtcattttgtttgagggtacatctgtattaaatgatcacattttatagtgctgtgatttctgtcaccatttttttcatgatttcagtcatcggaaatgatacaacgactgagcagccttggaggaggactgcccTCTGTTTTTCCCTAAAACTGTAAATTGGCTCAACCAGAAGCATCATGTTACTGTGGCcagtaaaatgtcttttgtgtggCAGGTTTTGTTCTCTGACTCTGACTGCAAAATGcatgaaatctgtttttctttactcccaaaatgagtaaaattgaTAAAAATAGCTTTAAGCTAcatgaaaaatgccaaaaaaatgtaattctgtAGTGTTCAGATCGATTAGTTGCTCTCATCTGACCAAATTCTCAAAGTCTGGACAATCTCAGGTGTCATTTTCATGAGGAGGAAAGTTGAACTTTGAAGGATGAATGCATGATTTTTTGCTAAAACTGTGGATTAGCTCAACCAGAAGCGTCATGTTATTGTGGCCAGCAAAACGTCTTCTGTGCAGCAGGCTTTGTTCTCTGACTCTGACTGCAAATGCATGAAATCTGTTGcaactttgtgttgtttatttactCCAGAAGtgcataaatgaggacaaaatgCCTTTAAGCTGCATTAAAGATACTAAAAAACTTGATTAGTTGGTCTCAGCAGAGCTTGGACAACCTCAAGTGTCATTTTTATGAGGAGAAAAGTTCGGCCTTTTAGGATTCATCCTGTATTTTTGGCCAAGGCTGTGACTGTGGCCAACAAAACGTATTTTGTGCCGCAGGTTTTTGTAAAATGCATGCAATCTGTTGCAACTTTgtcccgtttttttttttttactccaacAGGGAATAAAATGGATCAGATcttctgaaaaacagaaaaacatcatcTTCATCTgcaaaaattcatatttttgcaGGTTGCATTAGTgagtttttctattttctataGTTTTTTAACGAATGTTCTTATACTAGTGTGGCTATAAGACAAACATATAAGACATTAACATATGTAGTATAATAATGTCTTATTGTAACTTTGCATTTAACTGCACAGAAAGTAAAGTGTGAGGATGTGACAAATATAAACTCTTAAATCTTCAAATCTAACCCACTGTTGGAACAGGGCTGTTAGCAACGAGCTTTACCCACTTTATCAGTGATAATTATCATATTAAAAATGCTTTCTGTTCATGTGTGCATCCAGTAGAGCTTagaaaagcagctgcagcatAATAAAGATCTAAATCATTTGAAATCTTGCACATTAATTCCTATTTTCAAGACGACTAAACCCCAGATTTCCCTTTTTTCCGTCACACTCAGGCCTCCTGCCCTCATGAatcaactcctcctcctctatctTCCTCCCTTTTCACAGCTGTAATATAATTTTACTTCACTTTTTCTTCCCCCTGCTCCTCATGTGTTGGTGGTTTGGGAATAATTGCCCTCTGGGTCTTAGGAGAGGATTAAAAACCAGCCTCGGTTTGATCAGGTTTTAGAAAACTGCACATTAGCGTTGTTTGTCTGCAGATATAAATCAGAGTTTGGTCTGTTGTTGGGGACGTTTTGCTGATCACATCTGTCCCAGGGCCATTAGCTGCCCTGCTAGTCCTTGGTATCCAGGTAACTGAGGCCCGACTGATTAATGTGGATCCGACTCCAATTGGATTAGACTGAATCCTCTTTGAATTGGAAACCAgcctttttactttttcagtggCTGCATGTCTGGATGGAAATGTCATTTCAGATGCAGGACAAAAGTGTCATTATGATAAGTATGATAAGAAAAAGTAGAGGGGAATGAAAGAGGAAAGTTTTCTGCTCTACAGGTTCAAAACTAAACTGTTTgtgagagggttttttttctaccTTTAAGGTCACTGGTGTGATCTTCTCCTTATTCACTCCCTCCGGCAGGAAGTCCAGCAGAGAGTCCAGGACGATATCTTTCACTATCTGGAACTCCATCTCTCCCTTCAGATCCGCGCAGAATATTAAGTCCAGATCCTTCCATCCCAGCCCGCTGTCTTCGTGCAGCACGTAGCTGGCCGCGGATCCGTTCAGGCGCACCTCCCGGACGTGGATCCGCTTCTCCTCCATGCGGCTCCGGACCACCTTGACGATGTCCCGCGGCTTCACCTCCAGCGTGGGGAAGCTCCAGCGGCCGTGGATCGGGATGGAGCCGGTGAGGATGGCGTCCAGCCGCTGCACTTGCTCCCAGTTGAGCACGCTGAGGCTGATGCTCTCGCCGTCCGTCCCGCTCCCGTCCATGTCGAGAAGAGGCGGCGGGCGGGAGGATGTGAAACTTTCCGTAAACTCCGGCTGGAGCTGCGGCATCAGCTGGCGGCTCCGCTCAGTGGAATCGACCCTTCAGGGCTGAACTCGATCATAACAACACAATGCTGGAAACGTCTCGACGCATGACGGAAAGAACGAGCTGGGCGGTGTTGTCCTACTTCTTACATAAAGTCTGCAACCCAGACAGATTCAGTTCAGGAGCTGCATCCACTGCGCGCTGCGTCTGCTGGAAGTCAATCGGTGGCTCCTCTCTCTGTCAGCTGCTCAGTTTGACCCAGACACCCACCCAAGCATCCATTTCATCCGAGAATACCTCCTCATCCGCCGCACTTTAACTTCTCTCCTGTTTGGTTCACTT includes the following:
- the LOC110965379 gene encoding terminal nucleotidyltransferase 5A-like codes for the protein MPQLQPEFTESFTSSRPPPLLDMDGSGTDGESISLSVLNWEQVQRLDAILTGSIPIHGRWSFPTLEVKPRDIVKVVRSRMEEKRIHVREVRLNGSAASYVLHEDSGLGWKDLDLIFCADLKGEMEFQIVKDIVLDSLLDFLPEGVNKEKITPVTLKEAYVQKMVKVCNDSDRWSLISLSNNRGKNVELKFVDSLRRQFEFSVDSFQIRLDSLLLFYECSEHPMAATFHPTILGESVYGDFPTALDHLRRRLICTRSPEEIRGGGLLKYCHLLVRGFRAASDGEMKLLQRYMCSRFFIDFPDVGEQRRKLESYLQNHFVGLEDRKYDYLATLYDVVQESTVCLMGHERRQTLSLISSLALRVLAEQNAIPNAANVTCFYQPAPYVSDGNFSNYYVAQVQPVYSCPPSKPQQYLSLSQHPMYATWLPCN